A genome region from Paralichthys olivaceus isolate ysfri-2021 chromosome 6, ASM2471397v2, whole genome shotgun sequence includes the following:
- the LOC138410523 gene encoding uncharacterized protein has product MEQMIAGLTSHNMALKASNQKFISMQQAIETRILQNKTEWETKVDALEDHLSCEQVEKEAGFMKMKELERLLKLTAERIVIKHEARIVQMEQMIAGLVEKEAGFIKIKELEKLVSDTEQHEADIKLLILKQIELQELALMTDEDKAKIEREQKKAKEEAKEGAGRGEEAKEMKKKICTSL; this is encoded by the exons aTGGAGCAGATGATTGCCGGTCTCACCAGTCATAATATGGCACTGAAAGCCAGCAATCAGAAgttcatctccatgcagcaggCCATCGAgacaaggatcctccagaacaagactgagtgggagacaaAAGTTGAcgctctggaggaccatctcagttgtgagcaggtggagaaggaggctggcttcatgaaaatgaaggagctggagagactgcTCAAGCTCACAGCGGAGAGGATTGTGATTAagcatgaggccagaattgtacAGATGGAGCAGATGATTGCCGGTctggtggagaaggaggctggcttcataaaaatcaaggagctggagaaactggtcagcgaTACTGAGCAGCATGAGGccgacataaagctgctcatcctgaaacagatcgagcttcag gaactggccttgatgaccgacgAGGACAAGGCAAAGATAGAAagggagcaaaagaaagcaaaggaaGAGGCTAAAGAAGGagctggaagaggagaagaggcaaaggaaatgaagaagaaaatatgtacctctctttaa